Proteins from a genomic interval of Ferrimicrobium sp.:
- a CDS encoding SEC-C domain-containing protein, which yields MPVDVLAGRLHEREDLASLRKFTTDELADVIRGELVLASDDFWLTETDAVIAIDMMLDGIQLTHWVTPFELEHEVLEAFPDLALLDCDAVDGVLLAEGGELKLRTDEELDLTAEADEPISFYRGDQHWLGNVDKPSLVMLSRHNGVISVHPGELDADGTREAEAIRQVFDELTLAGKRLDILELLLEVLARDPSLFRSPVPPITELFERIELVADGEIVHQVGFEPDEEDEMNFNDIRQRFDFDLCCDLAFAEVMISVLSATEDAELADDATSTDETHFSRQILDNLAHDNVAPAVADAILDASDESSPVLDAFLGRLQSYGLESAQTHYLQALNLERNGQVLAAKQELEIAARLDPWYRPALEELAWYVSDSGDLRRADGLYARAQVDEDDPQRAYLQDLLSPPLQGVGRNDRCPCGSGRKYKLCCLNNTTWPLEKRIGLLNQKIRAFSIRPQNLHLAAPIFAFFGDESSALGNDITMTLLLDLVSLSDEVLERFVDARGVLLPVDERQLVQAWIGTGPSCWQILEVDPGTSMTMLDTMTGDSRVVAEKSMSREVRVGDYAYAHVVPDGTGFQIIGMVLRLSAIQRETLSSTLRAGGGPKRLAAWVQTLTTPAMMRTSDGEEIVICHSVLVPTTSSWHEIAMVLDDMFDRHEGERWADVDHNTIDGVIRGALERQDDRLVVTTNSVEREERILRMLRSAFGDLELVETTHTDLEEAQYRLEDEESISLSSFGRHTVPEDEIDSSEVQAILDKFIRQKEIAWVDESIPALHGLTPRQAARDPTRREELVALLNEFDAYPAVGSQAVSFNVDRLRSLLGMELDH from the coding sequence GTGCCCGTCGATGTCCTCGCTGGTCGACTCCACGAGCGCGAGGATCTCGCCTCGTTGCGCAAGTTCACAACCGATGAGCTCGCAGATGTCATCCGAGGCGAACTGGTGCTGGCCAGTGATGACTTTTGGTTGACCGAGACCGATGCGGTGATAGCCATTGACATGATGCTCGATGGCATCCAGCTCACCCACTGGGTGACGCCGTTCGAACTCGAACACGAGGTGCTAGAGGCCTTCCCTGACTTGGCCCTTCTAGATTGCGATGCGGTCGACGGCGTCTTACTCGCTGAAGGCGGGGAGCTCAAGCTACGAACTGACGAAGAGCTCGACCTCACCGCAGAAGCTGATGAACCGATATCCTTCTACCGCGGCGACCAGCATTGGTTAGGCAACGTCGACAAACCCTCACTGGTAATGTTGTCGCGTCATAATGGAGTGATCTCGGTTCATCCCGGGGAGCTCGATGCTGATGGCACTCGTGAGGCTGAGGCAATTCGACAAGTCTTCGATGAGCTCACGCTTGCTGGAAAACGGCTCGACATCCTCGAACTCCTACTTGAAGTTCTCGCACGTGACCCGAGCCTCTTTCGCTCTCCAGTACCACCCATCACCGAACTCTTTGAGCGTATCGAGCTTGTCGCTGACGGAGAAATCGTCCATCAAGTTGGGTTTGAGCCTGATGAAGAAGATGAGATGAATTTCAACGATATCCGCCAACGATTCGACTTCGATCTGTGCTGCGACTTGGCCTTCGCCGAAGTCATGATATCTGTACTAAGCGCAACGGAAGACGCCGAGCTGGCCGACGACGCGACATCGACCGATGAGACACATTTTAGTCGTCAAATCCTAGATAATCTCGCCCATGACAACGTAGCCCCTGCGGTTGCCGATGCCATTTTGGATGCAAGTGATGAATCTAGTCCGGTTCTCGACGCGTTTTTGGGGCGACTCCAGTCTTATGGACTTGAGTCTGCTCAGACCCACTATCTGCAAGCGCTCAACCTTGAGCGCAATGGCCAGGTATTGGCAGCGAAACAAGAGCTCGAGATAGCCGCCAGACTCGACCCGTGGTATCGTCCAGCGTTAGAGGAGTTGGCCTGGTATGTAAGCGATAGTGGGGATCTACGCAGAGCCGATGGACTCTACGCCAGGGCTCAAGTCGACGAGGATGATCCCCAACGCGCATACCTCCAGGATCTCCTATCCCCACCACTTCAAGGGGTCGGCCGAAACGATCGTTGCCCCTGTGGGTCTGGGCGCAAATACAAACTCTGCTGCCTCAACAACACGACTTGGCCGCTCGAGAAGCGGATTGGTCTTCTCAATCAAAAGATCCGAGCCTTTTCGATACGGCCACAAAACCTCCATCTTGCAGCGCCAATCTTCGCCTTTTTTGGGGACGAGTCCTCAGCCCTAGGCAACGATATCACCATGACCCTACTCCTAGATCTCGTCTCCTTGAGTGACGAGGTACTGGAACGCTTCGTTGACGCGCGAGGAGTGCTCTTGCCGGTTGACGAACGCCAGCTGGTGCAAGCGTGGATCGGCACTGGCCCATCGTGTTGGCAGATTCTCGAGGTTGACCCCGGTACTTCGATGACCATGCTCGACACCATGACGGGTGACTCTCGCGTGGTGGCCGAGAAGTCAATGTCAAGAGAGGTGCGTGTTGGTGACTATGCCTATGCGCATGTGGTTCCAGATGGGACCGGTTTCCAAATCATCGGGATGGTGCTGCGGCTATCAGCAATCCAACGAGAAACTCTATCGAGCACGCTTCGCGCGGGAGGTGGGCCCAAGAGGCTCGCCGCTTGGGTCCAGACGTTGACGACCCCGGCCATGATGCGAACCTCTGACGGCGAAGAGATCGTGATCTGTCACAGTGTGCTGGTCCCTACAACCTCATCGTGGCACGAGATCGCGATGGTGCTCGACGATATGTTCGACCGTCACGAAGGTGAACGTTGGGCAGATGTCGATCACAATACGATCGATGGAGTTATACGTGGGGCGTTGGAGCGACAAGACGACAGGTTAGTAGTGACCACAAACTCAGTCGAACGCGAGGAACGTATTCTCCGGATGCTGCGGAGTGCCTTCGGCGATTTGGAGCTCGTCGAAACCACACACACCGATCTCGAGGAGGCCCAGTATCGGCTCGAGGACGAAGAGAGTATCTCCTTATCGTCTTTTGGACGACACACTGTGCCAGAGGACGAGATCGATTCAAGCGAGGTACAGGCCATTCTCGACAAATTTATCCGACAGAAGGAGATTGCCTGGGTTGACGAGTCGATACCGGCCTTGCATGGCTTGACCCCTCGACAGGCTGCTAGGGATCCAACGCGTCGAGAGGAGCTCGTCGCACTCCTCAACGAGTTCGATGCCTACCCAGCGGTTGGATCGCAGGCGGTCTCATTCAACGTAGATCGACTACGCAGCCTCCTTGGGATGGAGCTGGACCACTAG
- a CDS encoding FAD-dependent oxidoreductase — MHPAGSLVGQLVVLTKRFHGARVESPNYRLDYLPDEVGQDTLGGMQNSLVSPVAKRTSPRRVVIVGGVAGGMSAATRLRRLDEDAIITVLERSGHVSYANCGLPYYVGSVIDDQEDLLLQTPERLHARFRLDVRVRTEVIGIDRAQHRVEFRSTDGGVVETLDYDKLILSPGASPVRLEIPGFERTRPLRTVEDAERLVRDVAKTPRSAVVVGAGFVGLETAENLTRHGIIVTVIEASPQVLPALDPELAILVEEELIQNGVSVMTGVSVTAVHDWGVTLSDGREVEGEMVVASVGVRPETGLAQAADLEIGPRGGIVVDEAMRTSDPDIYAVGDAVEKLDAISDMPSLIALANVANRQGRRVADHICGLPSRHAPSLGTAVVRVFSLTAAITGWNERRLHGLGRPYRVVRAHPMNHASYYPGAEPMSIKLLFDPHDGTILGAQAVGGAGVDKRIDIVATAMTGHLTVEELANIELAYAPPFSSAKDPVNMLGYMAENIRFGECDVVETDEIEELLANGWTLLDVRTEAEYRQGAIPGSICAPVDELRDRMKELGGGPFLVYCAVGLRGHVATTLLKRSGLMARNLNGGHRTYMATMAAQRASSKQMLEPIAST; from the coding sequence GTGCACCCGGCCGGTTCTCTCGTCGGGCAGCTTGTAGTTCTAACCAAACGCTTCCACGGCGCTAGGGTCGAAAGTCCCAATTATCGCCTTGACTACCTACCGGATGAGGTCGGCCAGGATACGCTAGGGGGTATGCAAAATTCTTTGGTGAGCCCCGTTGCGAAGCGTACGAGCCCGCGGCGAGTCGTTATTGTTGGTGGAGTCGCTGGTGGAATGTCGGCGGCCACGAGGCTCCGGCGCCTCGATGAAGACGCTATCATCACAGTGCTTGAGCGCTCGGGGCACGTCTCCTACGCCAACTGTGGTCTTCCATACTACGTTGGCTCGGTCATTGATGATCAGGAGGATCTGCTGCTGCAGACGCCTGAGCGCCTCCACGCTCGCTTCCGTTTGGATGTCCGGGTAAGGACAGAGGTGATCGGAATCGATCGAGCGCAGCATCGGGTTGAGTTTCGATCGACCGATGGAGGTGTGGTAGAGACGCTCGACTACGACAAGCTCATACTCAGTCCTGGGGCATCGCCGGTGCGGCTGGAGATCCCTGGGTTTGAACGGACGCGACCGCTGCGTACGGTTGAGGACGCAGAGCGACTCGTAAGAGACGTTGCTAAGACACCGCGAAGCGCGGTCGTAGTGGGTGCGGGCTTCGTCGGACTTGAGACCGCGGAAAATCTTACCCGTCATGGGATCATCGTGACCGTCATCGAGGCGTCCCCTCAGGTGTTGCCGGCCCTCGACCCCGAACTTGCCATCCTCGTGGAGGAGGAGCTTATCCAAAATGGAGTTTCCGTGATGACAGGTGTCTCCGTCACCGCGGTTCATGACTGGGGTGTGACACTGAGTGACGGTCGTGAAGTTGAGGGCGAGATGGTGGTCGCTTCGGTGGGAGTCAGGCCCGAGACCGGCCTGGCCCAAGCGGCTGATCTCGAGATCGGACCACGAGGTGGAATCGTGGTTGACGAGGCAATGAGGACGAGTGACCCCGATATTTACGCCGTCGGTGATGCGGTCGAGAAACTCGATGCGATTAGTGACATGCCATCGCTGATCGCGTTGGCAAATGTCGCTAATCGTCAGGGCAGGCGCGTTGCCGACCATATCTGCGGTCTACCCTCGCGCCATGCTCCGTCACTCGGCACCGCCGTCGTCAGGGTGTTCTCACTCACTGCTGCTATTACAGGTTGGAACGAGCGTCGCTTGCATGGCCTGGGCCGCCCGTATCGGGTTGTGCGTGCTCATCCGATGAACCACGCGAGTTATTACCCAGGGGCTGAGCCGATGTCGATCAAGCTATTGTTCGACCCTCATGATGGCACGATTCTTGGGGCGCAGGCTGTGGGGGGTGCTGGTGTCGATAAGCGCATCGATATTGTGGCAACCGCGATGACGGGACATCTAACGGTGGAGGAGCTGGCCAACATCGAGTTGGCCTATGCACCACCGTTTTCCTCGGCGAAGGATCCGGTGAACATGCTCGGCTATATGGCGGAGAATATCAGATTTGGCGAGTGTGATGTCGTTGAGACGGATGAGATTGAAGAGCTGCTCGCCAACGGCTGGACCTTGCTCGATGTCAGGACCGAGGCAGAATATCGCCAAGGTGCGATACCGGGCAGCATCTGCGCTCCGGTCGATGAGCTCCGCGACCGGATGAAAGAGCTTGGAGGCGGTCCATTTCTGGTGTACTGTGCAGTTGGCTTGCGTGGTCATGTCGCGACAACCTTGCTCAAACGCAGTGGTCTCATGGCCAGAAATCTCAACGGCGGGCATCGCACCTATATGGCAACAATGGCTGCACAACGCGCGAGTTCAAAACAAATGCTGGAGCCGATCGCAAGTACTTAG
- a CDS encoding alanine racemase, with product MQSWSIPDDIATPSLLVNLEAVDANAKRMAQQLSSKHITLRPHTKTHKSVDLARLQYSFGANGISVATIGEAEVFAAAGFDDIFVALPVWCTAKIASKLNQLATMAKLRIGVDSIAGAQALATQIDRSDQIEVMIEVDSGQHRTGVRPNQAGQLAHGCQSRGLSVRGVFTHGGHSYQGRDAVERAAADEISALTIASESFSDQGLTPTVVSAGSSPTALHLGGVVTEARPGTYLFNDRQQVALGAALPDQVAAVVATRVISTAVPGQFVIDAGSKALVGESSTLVAGYGEIRDLEGAIVTRLSEHHGIVSFDGTPPPVGTLLQVVPNHICTVINLFDQYLTLRGSSLAEPIRIDARGHLT from the coding sequence ATGCAGAGCTGGTCAATCCCCGACGATATCGCCACACCGAGTCTGCTTGTCAATCTGGAGGCCGTTGATGCTAACGCAAAGAGGATGGCCCAGCAGTTGTCCTCAAAGCACATCACCCTACGACCGCACACCAAGACTCACAAGTCAGTGGATCTTGCCCGTCTCCAATATTCCTTCGGCGCCAATGGCATCAGCGTCGCGACCATCGGCGAGGCAGAGGTCTTTGCCGCGGCAGGATTTGATGATATCTTTGTGGCGCTCCCTGTTTGGTGCACAGCCAAGATAGCGTCAAAGCTCAACCAACTCGCGACGATGGCCAAACTACGCATCGGCGTAGACTCAATTGCGGGGGCGCAAGCGCTTGCAACGCAAATCGATCGATCGGACCAGATCGAGGTCATGATCGAAGTCGACAGTGGACAACATCGGACGGGAGTGCGACCCAATCAGGCCGGGCAACTCGCACATGGATGTCAGTCGCGCGGCCTATCCGTTAGAGGCGTCTTCACCCACGGTGGCCATAGCTACCAGGGGCGAGATGCTGTCGAACGGGCTGCGGCCGACGAGATCTCAGCTCTGACGATAGCGTCCGAGAGCTTCTCCGATCAGGGCCTCACTCCGACGGTGGTCAGCGCCGGATCGTCGCCGACCGCTCTTCATCTTGGGGGCGTCGTCACTGAAGCTCGCCCCGGAACCTACCTGTTCAACGATCGCCAACAAGTAGCCCTCGGTGCCGCCCTACCTGATCAGGTGGCGGCGGTTGTCGCCACAAGGGTGATCAGCACCGCCGTCCCCGGACAGTTTGTGATCGACGCAGGCAGTAAGGCACTGGTTGGTGAGTCGTCAACCCTGGTTGCAGGGTATGGCGAGATACGCGACCTCGAAGGCGCCATCGTCACACGGTTGTCCGAGCATCACGGTATCGTCTCCTTTGATGGAACACCTCCCCCTGTGGGCACCCTCCTACAGGTCGTACCCAACCACATCTGCACCGTTATCAACCTCTTTGACCAGTATCTGACGCTCCGAGGATCAAGCCTCGCCGAACCCATCCGAATCGACGCTCGCGGCCACCTCACCTGA